The following coding sequences are from one Thermofilaceae archaeon window:
- the ileS gene encoding isoleucine--tRNA ligase: MAELNHVRALAQEFRPKEYERQVLEYWRRERIYERLREALKGGRKFYFLDGPPYTSADTPHIGTLWNKILKDAIVRFRRMQGLAVVDTPGYDCHGLPIEVKIEQELGFKSKKDIEVYGIDKFVEKCKEFSIRNALSMSRWFEEFGVSLRWDKPYMTLDPEYIQSAWWLVKRAEEQGLLERGLRVVHWCPRCETALADYEVTEYRELTDPSIYVKFPVKGRANEYLLVWTTTPWTLPANVAVMVHPDLEYVWVEVGGERLLLAESRLEAVMREANIAEFRVIKRVKGRELLGLEYEHPLADLIDAQKGIQHRIVLSSKYVSAEEGTGLVHCAPGHGEEDFEVGLEYGLPVVMLVDDTGAFTKEAGKYSGKSVREANAEIVSDLRARGALFMEGGISHRYPVCWRCKTPLILRATQQWFIRVRHLKNRFIEEAEKVRWFPEWAGSARFKSWVEGLRDWVISRQRYWGTPAPIWLCERCGGRIVVGSLKELESLVGRELKLEDLHRPWIDEIAFGCPHCGGVMRRVSDVMDVWLDSGVAFYASLGYPSDKETYERMRPVDVIIEGHDQIAGWFFSLMRCGLVAFGTGPYTTVVMHGFMLDERGREMHKSLGNYVAPEQVLDFDKGSRDVFRWYVLRNTPWEDMRFSWKAMAEVYDDMNILWNVYVFASMYMSIDRFNPKEHPIEKYLDQARPEDRWLLSRIEKLTANVTRWLDNYETHKAAKALRDFIVEDVSRWYIRLIRPRVWIEENITDKLSAYATLYYALRKFLVLAAPFIPFTAEQIYLESFRMRDDPDSVHMLPWPEVREEMIDEELERQMEIARRIVERAAAARMRVGVKLRVPLPRLYVLTDDPEVASSVARLRRVIESQANVKEVKVLPAEKRSEFVRLEMKPVLKSIGSFFKSDSPLVLELLKNADAREIKRELEVSGVYLLKSRDGRVFELKREMVEFEERCIEGFVMESFEKGDVVIEARPGLEELREGLARDVVRRIQFMRKMAALPVEAIIEVEIYAPPDIRELLAAKINYIKVETRASEVRFVEDKELVNGTLIRDWDLEGSNLRVGIIYTGHPSRTQDKE, encoded by the coding sequence GTGGCTGAGCTAAACCATGTGAGAGCCCTCGCCCAGGAGTTTAGGCCAAAAGAGTACGAGCGGCAGGTGCTCGAGTACTGGAGGCGCGAGAGGATTTACGAAAGACTTCGCGAAGCGTTGAAAGGGGGGCGCAAGTTCTACTTCCTCGACGGCCCCCCGTACACTTCAGCTGACACCCCGCACATCGGTACACTTTGGAACAAAATCCTGAAGGACGCTATCGTCAGGTTCCGGCGAATGCAGGGCCTGGCTGTTGTCGATACCCCAGGCTACGACTGCCACGGGCTACCCATCGAGGTTAAAATAGAGCAGGAGCTGGGCTTTAAGTCGAAGAAGGATATCGAAGTTTACGGTATCGATAAGTTCGTGGAGAAGTGTAAGGAATTCTCCATAAGAAATGCTCTTTCCATGTCGAGGTGGTTCGAAGAATTCGGGGTTTCGCTACGCTGGGATAAGCCGTACATGACGCTTGACCCCGAGTACATTCAATCGGCTTGGTGGCTTGTTAAGAGGGCTGAGGAACAGGGATTGCTGGAAAGGGGTTTGAGGGTTGTGCACTGGTGCCCCAGGTGCGAGACCGCCCTTGCTGACTACGAGGTGACGGAGTACAGGGAGTTGACTGATCCATCCATCTACGTTAAATTCCCCGTGAAGGGGAGGGCGAACGAGTACCTGCTCGTATGGACTACCACGCCGTGGACTCTCCCAGCCAACGTTGCTGTAATGGTTCATCCCGATCTCGAGTACGTGTGGGTTGAGGTTGGCGGCGAGCGTCTGCTGCTAGCAGAATCTAGGCTGGAAGCGGTTATGCGTGAAGCTAACATTGCTGAGTTCAGGGTTATCAAGCGAGTAAAGGGCAGGGAGCTGCTCGGGCTCGAGTATGAGCACCCGTTAGCCGACCTCATTGACGCGCAAAAGGGCATCCAGCATAGAATCGTTCTCTCTAGCAAGTACGTGAGCGCAGAAGAAGGAACGGGGCTGGTTCACTGTGCCCCAGGGCACGGTGAAGAGGATTTCGAAGTGGGGCTCGAGTACGGGCTACCCGTTGTTATGCTAGTTGACGATACGGGTGCTTTCACAAAGGAGGCGGGCAAGTACTCCGGAAAGAGTGTAAGAGAGGCTAACGCGGAAATCGTATCTGACCTTAGAGCTAGAGGTGCATTGTTCATGGAAGGGGGGATAAGTCATCGATATCCGGTATGCTGGAGGTGTAAGACGCCGCTAATACTGAGGGCGACTCAACAGTGGTTCATACGCGTACGGCACCTGAAAAACCGCTTCATAGAGGAGGCCGAAAAAGTACGGTGGTTTCCAGAGTGGGCCGGCTCGGCTCGCTTTAAGAGTTGGGTTGAGGGGTTAAGGGACTGGGTTATCTCGAGGCAAAGATACTGGGGGACGCCCGCTCCAATCTGGTTGTGCGAGCGTTGCGGCGGGAGGATTGTAGTCGGGTCGCTGAAGGAGCTTGAGTCTCTCGTCGGGCGGGAGCTGAAGCTGGAGGATCTTCATAGGCCATGGATAGATGAGATCGCTTTCGGCTGTCCGCACTGCGGTGGAGTGATGAGGCGCGTATCGGATGTAATGGATGTTTGGCTCGATTCGGGCGTAGCGTTTTACGCCTCGTTAGGCTATCCGAGCGATAAGGAAACTTACGAGAGGATGAGACCCGTAGACGTGATAATTGAGGGCCATGACCAGATAGCAGGGTGGTTCTTCTCGCTGATGCGATGTGGCCTGGTAGCTTTCGGCACAGGGCCTTACACGACAGTGGTGATGCACGGTTTCATGCTCGACGAGAGGGGTAGGGAGATGCACAAGTCCTTGGGTAACTATGTGGCACCAGAGCAGGTACTTGACTTCGACAAGGGCAGTAGGGACGTCTTCCGCTGGTACGTGTTGAGAAATACTCCGTGGGAGGACATGAGGTTCTCCTGGAAGGCAATGGCCGAGGTCTACGATGACATGAACATCCTGTGGAACGTGTACGTCTTTGCTTCAATGTACATGAGTATCGATCGCTTCAATCCGAAGGAGCACCCAATTGAGAAGTACCTCGATCAGGCGCGTCCGGAGGATAGGTGGCTACTATCACGGATCGAGAAGCTGACGGCCAACGTAACGCGCTGGCTGGATAACTACGAGACGCATAAGGCGGCTAAAGCTCTTCGCGACTTCATAGTCGAAGACGTTAGCAGGTGGTACATCAGGCTTATCAGGCCACGCGTGTGGATTGAGGAGAACATTACGGACAAGCTCTCAGCTTACGCAACGCTTTACTATGCGTTGAGGAAGTTTTTAGTCCTCGCGGCGCCCTTTATACCGTTCACAGCGGAACAGATCTACCTCGAATCCTTCCGCATGCGAGATGATCCAGATAGCGTCCACATGCTGCCATGGCCAGAAGTAAGGGAGGAGATGATCGACGAGGAGCTTGAAAGGCAGATGGAGATTGCCAGGAGAATTGTCGAGCGAGCTGCCGCGGCTAGGATGAGGGTGGGCGTAAAGCTCAGAGTTCCGCTCCCCCGCCTATACGTTCTAACAGATGACCCAGAAGTGGCTAGCTCGGTCGCGAGGCTCAGAAGGGTAATAGAGTCCCAGGCGAATGTAAAGGAGGTTAAAGTACTGCCTGCTGAGAAGAGATCCGAGTTCGTTCGGCTTGAGATGAAACCGGTACTCAAATCGATAGGCTCATTCTTCAAGTCGGACTCTCCGCTCGTTTTAGAATTGCTTAAAAACGCGGATGCGAGAGAAATCAAGCGCGAGCTCGAGGTATCTGGTGTGTATTTGCTAAAATCGCGGGATGGTAGAGTCTTCGAGCTTAAGCGCGAAATGGTCGAGTTCGAGGAGCGGTGCATCGAAGGCTTCGTGATGGAAAGCTTCGAGAAAGGGGACGTAGTAATCGAAGCGAGGCCCGGACTAGAAGAGCTTAGGGAAGGACTTGCTAGGGATGTTGTGCGAAGAATCCAGTTCATGAGGAAGATGGCCGCGCTCCCCGTGGAAGCGATCATAGAGGTGGAAATCTACGCACCTCCCGATATTCGCGAGCTTCTAGCAGCGAAGATCAACTACATAAAAGTCGAAACCAGGGCTTCTGAGGTACGCTTCGTTGAAGATAAAGAACTGGTTAATGGGACCCTAATCCGCGACTGGGATCTTGAAGGCTCCAATCTAAGGGTGGGCATCATCTACACGGGTCACCCGTCTCGCACACAAGACAAGGAGTAG
- a CDS encoding GNAT family N-acetyltransferase: protein MDVRSLSEDPGLYDEVRKLINRALFNDFVDRRFFRLLTVDDPNFDPKLSLVCLRNGKVVATAMGIRRVKEPSSMVDKQREIAWIKVLACPPDHTAELRNLTAVLEEELRRSGARMVRVSDYASWYLSPGIDLEYEWLRALLEHLGYRKVGEAVNYEVDMSKYRTPSWVQKLESELKQQGFILREATTQDQDRLYEWIERFFSPFWRIEAELAMRSEEGGVLIAEKDGVIAGFSVYGALRPDFFGPIGVDPGVRGRGLGTVLLFRSLERMREEGVRVATIPWTLHLTFYAQVPGVTKIRLFNVMAKELA, encoded by the coding sequence GTGGACGTAAGATCGTTGAGCGAAGATCCCGGGCTTTACGATGAGGTTAGAAAGTTGATTAATAGGGCCCTTTTTAACGACTTTGTTGATAGAAGGTTCTTCCGCCTCTTAACAGTTGATGACCCTAACTTTGATCCAAAGCTCTCGCTAGTGTGCTTGCGGAATGGCAAGGTTGTGGCGACAGCGATGGGCATCAGAAGGGTTAAGGAGCCCTCAAGCATGGTTGATAAACAGAGGGAGATCGCCTGGATAAAGGTTCTCGCCTGCCCTCCAGATCACACAGCAGAGCTTAGAAACCTTACCGCTGTACTGGAGGAGGAGCTTCGCAGGAGCGGTGCGAGAATGGTCAGGGTGTCCGATTACGCAAGCTGGTACTTGTCGCCCGGCATCGATTTAGAGTACGAGTGGCTGCGAGCTTTGCTTGAACATCTTGGATACAGGAAGGTTGGGGAAGCTGTGAACTACGAGGTTGACATGTCCAAGTACAGAACACCCTCATGGGTTCAAAAGCTTGAATCTGAATTAAAGCAGCAAGGGTTCATCCTTAGGGAGGCCACAACTCAGGATCAGGATAGGCTGTACGAATGGATTGAGCGCTTCTTCTCTCCGTTTTGGCGCATCGAGGCTGAACTGGCGATGCGATCTGAGGAGGGTGGTGTACTGATCGCCGAGAAGGATGGTGTCATCGCCGGTTTCTCTGTATACGGTGCTTTGAGGCCCGACTTCTTTGGACCGATCGGAGTCGATCCCGGCGTGAGGGGGAGGGGGCTTGGAACCGTGCTCCTTTTTAGGAGTCTGGAGCGCATGCGTGAAGAGGGGGTTCGCGTTGCGACTATACCTTGGACGCTTCACCTCACTTTTTACGCACAGGTACCTGGCGTTACGAAGATAAGGCTGTTCAACGTAATGGCAAAAGAGCTGGCTTGA
- the rnhB gene encoding ribonuclease HII yields MIEAGVDEAGRGPVIGPLVVACVVLDERGVSALRGIVRDSKKLIPHKRLKLSKLIRNVALEVKTRVVEPWEIDWAVENLERGLNELEAIVTAELVNELVSPVFRVYLDSPDPLPKRYAELVGRHLKRKVEVVASNKAEDTYVHVAAASVIAKVERERLINDLKAVYGDFGSGYPSDPKTRGFLLRYLRERRELPPIVRRSWKTLLKLE; encoded by the coding sequence TTGATCGAAGCTGGAGTGGACGAGGCCGGGCGCGGTCCCGTGATAGGCCCTCTAGTGGTGGCCTGCGTCGTCCTTGACGAAAGGGGGGTTTCGGCGCTTAGGGGTATTGTGAGGGATTCAAAGAAACTGATCCCCCATAAGCGGCTTAAACTGTCAAAGCTGATACGGAACGTAGCGCTGGAGGTGAAGACTAGGGTTGTAGAGCCCTGGGAAATCGATTGGGCTGTCGAGAATCTGGAGAGGGGGTTAAACGAGCTCGAGGCCATAGTGACAGCTGAGCTCGTGAACGAGCTGGTATCGCCGGTCTTCAGGGTCTACTTAGACTCACCGGATCCTCTACCTAAGCGCTATGCAGAGCTCGTTGGTAGGCATCTGAAGCGGAAAGTAGAGGTCGTAGCTTCGAATAAAGCGGAGGATACATACGTGCATGTTGCAGCCGCCTCTGTAATCGCAAAGGTTGAGCGAGAAAGGCTGATCAACGATCTGAAAGCGGTGTACGGAGATTTTGGCTCTGGCTATCCCTCCGATCCAAAGACGAGAGGGTTCCTCCTAAGGTACTTGAGAGAGAGGCGAGAGCTACCCCCCATAGTGAGGAGGAGCTGGAAGACGCTACTGAAGCTTGAGTAG
- a CDS encoding FtsX-like permease family protein has product MGSSRIAALASAAIVALTIFTVILPELNRGIVLGEVGVVEKVLEHFVQPELFATNLIDLSGEWLYTVKSYDEGVLEELFRPDAPVADWRTVTVPFTHAATVANSTVWLRRDFSLPEGLGGNRVRLIFLGAFYRAAVWLNGIYLGEHEGYFSPFYFDVTDLLNFGGSNTLVVCLSSPVELDLDNKRAFIGIFGDGNVKPYPRWALGKLPRNYEWFVPIGLWKPVVLAVSGPVAVNVVLIDAVPEDSSARVRVRLYVSNVGERAQCVLRYSISPYNFEGEGVDGQLTFEIGKDDRRWIEFEITLRNPRLWWTWDQGFPHLYSFRYEIRSRDGVLMGSSSVRFGIRSLRGSEIVKGRATFVLNSRRVFLRGFNYIHDFFLVNASTDTLYRDLRSIVDAHANFVRVYAHVGPTEFYSLADEMGLAVQADSPLIWAYASRLSGAEYGRFVESAHRQIAKMVLLLYNHPSVVIWTVHNEPPWACEWMGDLYRRGVNRDLDTALAALISSLDGHSRPIITGGGYEDQHVYHGWFSGSWTDFLYDASTFPTEFGAQSLPSITSPFWRIVNVSKWPIEEGSPEFYDLVYRGLYAPRAFQLPFGQPRDYPSLVDYVEASQRYQANLLRIAIARYRVLKFNVTAGAAVFLFRDCFPQASFSVVDYFGIPKLAYYTVAEMFKPLKVIVAIGGEFESRGVQVVYKANSTFKADVWVVNDLANETGSAMVRWRMSDAVSGQLIAEGAVNVTLPAAWEPARLVQSLRMEAPASTEGLRWIRFEAELLREGQLIDKDEIYFAVEPLSRVVVNLEGVEGRLTFYVASDRFNFYVTSEGGKLSFAVSAGSKVTIIGPRFDGATPYTPVRVDLPSLNPGTTSLTVRLVEGAIYTVRLPLLTPQVARTPTLRLRVEAGVRPESPIITVYDDPELRVLLNLRGNDFIVPAGVPVTLSLEVDGAIVVRREVELAPNERLVEGVFASSLAQQSLARGEREMRQAKSMLASLERQGFYLGLSKQLLDRASRLLEAAADLIEAYPERAAASIAEASLLLKGVMSRLNELRSAAQLNLPLLLLMIILVSFGLSSLIVENESARPAAGTLLLVGLGVLMYFTYPGFSGLGSMELFIALYVSFFVLVLMLLLPYLLEGLRSEKGVPLLAAATSALSIAARNLRRRRLRTCLTLLSVAAFALAVTNLTSVNYFVSLRELVTTVPHPQDAPNVLAAFSGGELSLADIMYLSSQPEVLRYGFKVESRARAEPYAVISGRLIRGFIGFYGYTPISLPLVTPPSRTGHQDFLTVAFVSSTFEGLGVKPGDVVQVGEVKLKIIGFFDPAELGRIRDVGGYDLLPRVLQPDGSVGVAHPDEVIIVPALTALRLGGFISRLYAEASSPDDLRALAERLALQSDYVVVALPAGDYQRVYFTGPTIEYRGSEAILPVALVFINVASVVLASVYERRGEIVTMASVGMNPTHILLVFLSEALLLGFVGGSLGYIVGVSAFRVVQWAGVALPVDVKTSVWDMMGVVTLSITSSLAAALVPSLKASQYVTPSLRRRWKLEAQVVGGEWYVEIPIRVSAERVAQFVDYLAERLREEERGIERSTARVGASTSIVDGRTLYEVSFTYSRGGGRPFTASVIAVVKPVGPEFYSVAVKVKPLSIYSRFYQSYVQEVVAFVRGIVLEWASLKIRLLAPVGVDVSKVVELVRNYQPQLVLLATRRGDGRLVRELRSRLRAQGLRPPATEVIAVKSDSLDGLVEELRLLISKADIVALDSDDGLLSAALALAAAIEGRRVAVIREGRLEEVSVDRLLKLQ; this is encoded by the coding sequence ATGGGATCTTCAAGGATCGCGGCTTTGGCCAGCGCAGCCATCGTCGCTTTAACGATCTTCACAGTGATCTTGCCAGAGCTGAATAGAGGCATCGTCCTGGGTGAAGTGGGTGTCGTAGAAAAGGTGCTGGAGCACTTTGTTCAACCTGAGTTGTTCGCGACCAACCTTATCGATCTCAGCGGAGAGTGGCTCTACACGGTGAAGAGCTACGACGAGGGGGTCCTCGAGGAGCTCTTCAGGCCCGACGCACCGGTCGCTGACTGGAGGACAGTCACTGTACCCTTCACGCATGCCGCTACAGTCGCCAACTCGACTGTCTGGCTGAGGCGCGATTTTAGCTTGCCGGAGGGTCTGGGGGGCAACCGCGTCAGGCTGATTTTCCTAGGAGCGTTTTATCGCGCTGCGGTTTGGCTTAACGGCATCTACCTAGGTGAGCACGAGGGCTACTTTTCCCCCTTCTACTTCGACGTAACCGACCTACTGAATTTCGGCGGTTCAAACACTCTGGTGGTGTGCTTATCATCCCCGGTAGAACTTGATTTGGACAACAAGAGGGCTTTCATAGGTATATTCGGCGACGGGAACGTAAAGCCTTACCCACGCTGGGCGCTCGGCAAGCTGCCACGAAACTACGAGTGGTTTGTCCCGATAGGGCTTTGGAAACCGGTCGTTCTAGCCGTTAGTGGGCCCGTAGCGGTAAACGTTGTTCTAATCGACGCCGTACCTGAAGACAGTTCAGCCAGAGTCAGGGTTAGGCTCTACGTCTCCAACGTTGGGGAGCGTGCCCAATGTGTGCTTCGTTACAGTATTTCACCCTACAACTTCGAGGGCGAGGGAGTCGATGGGCAGTTAACCTTTGAGATCGGAAAAGATGATAGAAGGTGGATTGAGTTCGAAATCACCCTACGGAATCCAAGACTGTGGTGGACGTGGGATCAGGGCTTTCCACACCTTTACTCTTTCCGGTACGAGATACGCTCCAGGGACGGTGTCCTCATGGGCTCATCATCGGTACGGTTCGGGATACGGTCCCTGAGAGGCAGCGAGATCGTAAAGGGGCGAGCAACATTCGTGTTAAACAGCCGCCGCGTCTTCCTGAGGGGGTTTAACTACATCCACGATTTCTTCCTTGTCAACGCCTCGACGGACACCCTCTACCGGGATTTAAGGTCGATCGTAGACGCGCATGCGAACTTCGTCAGAGTCTACGCGCACGTGGGACCCACTGAGTTCTACAGTTTGGCTGATGAGATGGGCCTGGCCGTTCAAGCGGACAGCCCACTAATATGGGCCTACGCCTCAAGGCTCAGCGGTGCTGAGTACGGGCGTTTCGTTGAGAGCGCGCACCGTCAGATAGCGAAGATGGTACTACTCCTCTACAACCACCCGAGCGTTGTGATCTGGACTGTACACAATGAGCCTCCGTGGGCCTGCGAGTGGATGGGCGACCTCTACAGGCGTGGCGTGAATCGCGATCTTGACACCGCTCTGGCGGCTCTAATCTCATCGTTGGATGGTCATAGCCGACCCATCATCACGGGTGGTGGTTATGAGGATCAGCACGTATACCACGGCTGGTTTAGCGGCAGCTGGACGGACTTCCTCTACGACGCTTCAACCTTCCCGACAGAATTCGGGGCACAATCCCTGCCCTCTATCACCTCCCCCTTCTGGAGGATCGTAAATGTCTCGAAGTGGCCTATTGAAGAGGGGAGCCCGGAATTCTACGACCTTGTCTACCGAGGTCTGTATGCGCCGCGGGCATTCCAGCTCCCCTTTGGTCAGCCTCGCGACTACCCCTCGCTGGTCGATTACGTCGAAGCGAGCCAGCGGTACCAGGCAAATCTGCTGCGGATAGCTATAGCCAGGTACAGGGTCCTCAAGTTCAACGTGACGGCTGGAGCAGCTGTTTTCCTCTTCAGAGACTGCTTCCCGCAGGCTTCGTTCTCCGTTGTTGACTACTTTGGGATCCCTAAGCTGGCCTACTACACGGTCGCTGAGATGTTTAAACCCTTGAAGGTGATCGTCGCAATTGGTGGGGAGTTCGAGAGTAGGGGGGTTCAGGTCGTCTATAAGGCGAACTCCACTTTCAAGGCCGACGTATGGGTCGTAAATGACCTAGCCAACGAGACCGGAAGTGCGATGGTTAGGTGGAGGATGAGCGACGCCGTCAGTGGCCAACTGATAGCGGAGGGTGCTGTGAACGTTACACTCCCGGCAGCCTGGGAGCCAGCAAGGCTTGTTCAGAGCCTACGTATGGAGGCTCCCGCGTCCACCGAGGGGCTGAGGTGGATCAGATTTGAGGCCGAGCTGCTGCGCGAGGGTCAGTTAATCGACAAGGATGAGATCTACTTCGCCGTAGAGCCGCTTAGCAGGGTGGTTGTAAACCTGGAAGGCGTGGAGGGCCGATTAACCTTCTACGTAGCATCTGATAGATTCAACTTCTACGTGACGAGCGAGGGTGGGAAGCTAAGCTTCGCTGTATCAGCCGGCTCTAAGGTCACGATAATAGGCCCCCGTTTCGACGGTGCAACACCCTATACTCCCGTGAGAGTAGATCTTCCCTCACTAAACCCCGGTACCACGAGCCTCACAGTAAGGCTCGTAGAAGGTGCGATCTACACCGTAAGGCTACCCCTGCTCACTCCTCAAGTCGCGCGTACCCCTACTCTGCGGCTTCGAGTGGAGGCAGGGGTTCGCCCCGAAAGCCCGATAATCACGGTGTACGACGATCCTGAGCTCAGGGTGCTGCTCAATCTCCGCGGTAACGATTTCATCGTGCCGGCCGGTGTTCCCGTCACACTGAGCCTTGAGGTGGATGGGGCGATCGTGGTTCGAAGGGAGGTCGAGCTTGCGCCGAATGAACGTCTTGTCGAAGGGGTTTTCGCCTCGAGCCTGGCTCAGCAGTCCTTGGCTAGAGGTGAGAGGGAGATGCGCCAGGCCAAATCGATGCTCGCATCTCTCGAGCGACAGGGCTTCTACCTAGGGCTGAGCAAGCAGCTTCTCGATAGGGCTTCCAGGCTGCTGGAAGCTGCGGCTGATCTGATCGAAGCATACCCTGAGCGAGCCGCAGCCTCTATCGCGGAAGCGTCCCTACTGCTCAAGGGGGTAATGTCCCGGTTGAATGAGCTCAGGTCAGCCGCGCAGCTGAACTTACCCCTGCTTTTACTCATGATCATTCTCGTCTCGTTTGGCCTAAGCTCGCTTATCGTGGAAAACGAATCCGCTCGCCCTGCCGCGGGAACGCTCCTGCTAGTCGGATTGGGAGTTCTGATGTACTTCACTTACCCCGGTTTCTCAGGCCTCGGCTCAATGGAGCTCTTCATCGCTCTGTACGTTAGTTTCTTCGTGCTAGTCCTAATGCTCCTCCTCCCATACCTCCTTGAAGGCTTGAGAAGCGAAAAAGGGGTCCCTCTGCTGGCGGCTGCAACCTCGGCCCTCTCGATTGCCGCGCGTAACCTCAGGAGGAGAAGGCTGAGAACCTGCCTAACTCTCCTCTCAGTAGCCGCTTTCGCGCTCGCAGTTACAAACCTAACGTCCGTCAACTACTTCGTTAGCCTGCGCGAGTTGGTAACGACCGTCCCGCACCCCCAAGACGCTCCCAACGTTCTCGCTGCTTTCAGCGGAGGGGAACTGAGCCTGGCTGACATCATGTACCTCTCCTCTCAACCAGAGGTCCTACGGTACGGCTTCAAGGTGGAAAGCCGCGCGAGAGCGGAGCCTTACGCCGTTATCTCGGGGCGGCTGATACGCGGCTTTATAGGCTTTTACGGTTACACCCCGATAAGCTTGCCTCTTGTCACTCCTCCTTCACGTACCGGGCATCAGGATTTCCTCACCGTAGCCTTTGTCAGCTCAACGTTTGAGGGTTTGGGCGTTAAGCCGGGGGATGTGGTACAGGTGGGCGAAGTAAAATTGAAGATTATCGGCTTCTTCGATCCTGCGGAGCTTGGGAGGATCCGAGACGTTGGAGGGTACGACCTGCTCCCGCGCGTACTACAACCAGACGGCAGCGTCGGTGTTGCGCACCCCGACGAAGTCATCATAGTCCCAGCTCTCACGGCATTAAGGCTCGGAGGGTTCATTTCAAGGTTGTATGCGGAAGCCAGCAGCCCAGACGATCTCAGAGCGCTCGCTGAAAGACTGGCTCTACAATCGGACTACGTAGTTGTAGCACTCCCAGCCGGTGATTACCAGCGCGTTTACTTCACTGGGCCCACTATAGAGTACAGGGGTAGCGAAGCGATTCTCCCGGTAGCATTGGTTTTCATCAACGTAGCATCCGTAGTTCTGGCGTCTGTATACGAAAGAAGAGGCGAGATCGTCACCATGGCCTCGGTTGGCATGAATCCAACGCACATACTCCTGGTATTCCTTTCCGAAGCCTTGCTCCTAGGCTTCGTTGGCGGCTCGCTAGGCTACATAGTTGGCGTGTCGGCGTTCAGAGTGGTTCAGTGGGCTGGCGTAGCGCTACCGGTAGACGTTAAGACCAGCGTGTGGGACATGATGGGGGTTGTAACCCTCTCAATAACATCCTCACTCGCCGCCGCACTCGTTCCCTCGCTCAAGGCGTCTCAATACGTCACTCCGTCCCTCCGGAGGAGGTGGAAGCTTGAAGCTCAGGTTGTAGGGGGAGAATGGTACGTGGAAATTCCGATAAGGGTTTCGGCGGAAAGAGTAGCTCAGTTCGTGGATTACCTAGCTGAGAGGTTGAGAGAGGAGGAGCGCGGCATCGAGAGGTCCACCGCAAGAGTCGGTGCGAGCACTTCGATCGTAGATGGACGCACCCTCTACGAGGTATCCTTCACCTACAGCAGAGGAGGGGGGCGCCCCTTCACCGCAAGTGTAATCGCCGTGGTTAAGCCCGTTGGTCCCGAGTTCTACAGTGTCGCGGTTAAGGTTAAGCCTTTATCCATCTACAGCCGTTTCTACCAGAGCTACGTGCAAGAGGTGGTCGCATTTGTCAGAGGCATAGTGCTGGAGTGGGCATCGCTAAAGATCAGGCTTCTAGCCCCCGTTGGCGTAGACGTGAGTAAGGTGGTAGAGCTTGTGCGCAATTACCAGCCGCAGCTTGTTTTGCTAGCCACCAGGAGGGGGGATGGGAGGCTCGTCCGCGAGCTGCGGAGTAGGCTGCGGGCTCAAGGGTTAAGGCCTCCAGCCACTGAGGTTATTGCTGTAAAGAGCGACAGTCTTGACGGGTTAGTGGAAGAGCTGAGATTACTAATATCGAAAGCGGATATCGTAGCGCTGGACTCAGACGACGGATTGCTTAGCGCTGCTCTCGCGCTGGCTGCAGCAATTGAAGGCAGGAGGGTGGCGGTGATCAGGGAGGGCCGATTGGAGGAGGTCAGTGTGGACAGGCTACTCAAGCTTCAGTAG